One region of Limnospira fusiformis SAG 85.79 genomic DNA includes:
- a CDS encoding cation:proton antiporter, with protein MEQFLNLIPESPIVPFTILILVSLTIPPIFERLRLPGLVGLLFAGVVLGPNGMQVLSPDSEIMKFLSDIGKIYLMFVAGLEIDLEEFRRKRNRSLSFGLMTFAFPLTVGTAIGLSVGYSLNASILIGSLLASHTLLGYPIVARLGVVANESVVVTIGATIFTDIAALLVLAICISIHGGDFSATSIIVQLAALGIYTAIVLFGLDWAGKEYFRRTGNEESNQFLFVMLAVFLVSVGSQIINVDQIVGAFLAGLAVNDVIGHSPVEEKVEFVGSTLFIPFFFVGMGLLIDVPAFIQSLTTGIGLTLAIVLGLLGSKLMAATGMKLLFRYNWNETMTMWALSVPQVAATLAAALASVRVGLISEQVFNTVIVLMLVTSVLGPILTARFGSRLSIPKPNLQAPNEAWIPQKKSEIGLENPGNKFTVIVAVSNPMSVRYLVEMAGLLARHESGLVVPITITQAHLQMDEPQLDVTLRQSDRLLEKAAQVAQEFGVKTETRLRIDDDIAEGISRTAREFDASLIVIGWNYNTSLRARLLGNLIDNVFWSSHCPVAVLKLLEAPIDIHRILVPVKNITPQAIRTIRFAQLFADSNQAEVMLLQVCDRRTSREQVNELESELSTILASGPQVKSDIQVLVHDNVSDALLKASQSFDLVVLRSMRRRTAGGLAVSDVTTEMIKSLTCSFILFGEPHS; from the coding sequence ATGGAACAATTTCTCAACCTGATTCCAGAGAGTCCCATAGTCCCATTTACAATTCTGATCCTAGTCAGTTTAACCATTCCTCCCATTTTCGAGCGTCTTCGACTCCCCGGTTTGGTGGGTTTATTATTTGCGGGAGTAGTATTAGGACCCAACGGAATGCAAGTTTTGTCTCCTGACTCCGAAATTATGAAATTTCTTTCGGATATCGGCAAAATTTACCTGATGTTTGTCGCGGGTTTAGAAATTGACCTAGAAGAGTTTAGACGCAAACGAAATAGATCCCTATCTTTTGGGTTGATGACCTTTGCTTTTCCATTAACCGTAGGAACTGCAATTGGTTTATCAGTTGGCTACAGTCTAAACGCATCAATTTTGATTGGTTCTCTACTAGCTTCCCATACCCTATTAGGTTATCCTATTGTAGCACGATTAGGAGTAGTTGCCAATGAATCAGTAGTCGTCACTATTGGAGCCACTATTTTTACTGATATTGCCGCTTTATTGGTGCTGGCTATTTGTATTTCCATTCATGGGGGAGATTTTTCGGCGACTTCCATAATTGTACAATTAGCAGCTTTAGGGATTTATACTGCTATAGTTCTGTTTGGTTTAGATTGGGCTGGAAAAGAATATTTTAGGCGTACAGGGAATGAAGAAAGTAATCAGTTTCTGTTTGTCATGCTGGCAGTTTTTTTGGTCTCTGTAGGCTCACAAATTATCAATGTTGATCAAATTGTCGGTGCATTTTTAGCAGGTTTGGCGGTTAATGATGTGATCGGTCATAGTCCGGTAGAGGAAAAAGTGGAGTTTGTAGGTAGTACCCTATTTATTCCCTTTTTCTTTGTGGGGATGGGATTACTCATTGATGTTCCGGCTTTTATTCAAAGTTTAACAACTGGTATTGGCTTAACTTTAGCTATTGTTTTAGGCTTACTAGGTAGTAAGTTAATGGCTGCTACTGGGATGAAATTACTGTTTCGTTATAACTGGAACGAAACGATGACTATGTGGGCTTTATCCGTTCCCCAGGTGGCTGCTACCCTCGCCGCTGCCTTAGCCTCTGTGCGGGTAGGGTTGATATCTGAGCAAGTCTTTAATACGGTGATTGTGCTAATGTTGGTCACTTCAGTTTTGGGACCAATATTAACCGCTCGTTTTGGGAGTCGATTATCTATCCCTAAACCTAATTTACAAGCACCCAATGAGGCTTGGATACCTCAAAAAAAATCAGAAATAGGCTTAGAAAATCCCGGGAATAAATTTACAGTTATTGTGGCTGTATCTAACCCTATGTCGGTGCGGTATTTAGTGGAAATGGCGGGTTTATTGGCGCGTCATGAGTCGGGTTTAGTGGTCCCGATCACAATTACCCAAGCTCATCTACAAATGGATGAACCTCAGTTAGATGTTACCTTGCGTCAGAGCGATCGCCTTTTGGAAAAAGCCGCACAAGTGGCTCAGGAGTTTGGTGTCAAAACTGAAACAAGACTCCGCATTGATGATGATATTGCTGAAGGAATTAGCCGCACCGCTAGGGAATTTGACGCGAGTTTAATTGTGATTGGTTGGAATTATAACACTAGCTTACGAGCCAGACTTTTGGGGAACTTGATTGATAATGTATTTTGGTCTTCCCATTGTCCGGTAGCGGTCTTAAAGCTATTGGAAGCACCTATTGACATTCATCGGATTTTGGTTCCGGTTAAAAATATCACCCCCCAGGCGATTAGAACTATTCGGTTTGCTCAACTGTTTGCTGATAGTAACCAAGCTGAGGTAATGTTATTGCAAGTTTGCGATCGCCGCACTTCTAGGGAACAGGTGAATGAGTTGGAGTCGGAATTATCCACAATTCTAGCATCAGGACCCCAGGTCAAATCTGATATTCAGGTCTTAGTCCATGACAATGTATCTGATGCGCTTCTGAAAGCCTCTCAGTCCTTTGATTTGGTGGTATTGCGATCGATGCGTCGTCGCACCGCTGGGGGTCTGGCTGTAAGTGATGTCACCACGGAAATGATTAAGAGTTTGACCTGTTCCTTTATCCTATTTGGTGAACCACACTCTTGA
- a CDS encoding alpha-amylase family glycosyl hydrolase, translating to MKPTRSTYSDYQYFCMRLQPLLEIAYEPATIPSILDRLFAVIGENLYIPTGYENPNKWTENNVTLITYGDSIYSRHTDRKPLEVLAKFLGENLKDTITGVHILPFFPYTSDDGFAVSDYLSVNPQLGDWEDIKTIARQFNLMVDVVLNHVSSKHDWFQQFQAGKKPGCDYFIVVEPGKNLSEVVRPRNSPVLVKVETVDGEKHVWATFSEDQIDVNFANPDVLIEFLKIIRFYIVSAKARYIRLDAVGFLWKEIGTSCIHLPPTHAIIKLLRELVNMIDPEVAVITETNVPNRENLSYFGNRNEAHMIYNFSLPPLLLNAMLQGKSDHLRTWMMSMPPAPLGCAYFNFTASHDGIGLRPAEGLLSDEEYQSLLTTMEKFGGKISMRKKPDGSESPYEINISLFDAMKGTVKGEDTWQIQRFICSQTLMMSLEGIPAFYIHSLLATPNDYERLQQTGMNRSINRYKWQIEDLQKDLEDPHSPRSLVFREICRRIKIRRQQGAFHPNATQYTLQLKRSLFGFWRQSMTRDQSIFCIFNLTDKPQQLNLRDVNLICIDPWLDLISGEIITDIYSKYILQPYQAVWITNKF from the coding sequence ATGAAACCCACGCGATCGACTTATAGTGATTATCAATATTTTTGTATGCGCCTCCAGCCCTTGCTAGAAATCGCTTACGAACCCGCCACAATTCCGAGTATTTTAGACCGTCTATTTGCCGTAATTGGCGAAAATTTATATATTCCCACTGGCTATGAAAACCCCAACAAATGGACAGAAAACAACGTGACATTAATCACCTATGGGGATAGTATTTACAGCCGTCATACTGACCGAAAACCCCTAGAAGTTTTGGCAAAATTCTTAGGAGAAAACCTGAAAGATACCATCACCGGTGTGCATATTTTACCCTTTTTTCCCTATACGTCCGATGATGGATTTGCGGTCAGTGACTATTTAAGCGTTAATCCTCAACTCGGAGACTGGGAAGATATCAAAACCATTGCTCGTCAATTTAACTTAATGGTAGATGTAGTGCTTAATCATGTTTCCAGTAAGCACGATTGGTTCCAACAATTCCAAGCCGGGAAAAAACCAGGCTGTGATTATTTTATAGTGGTTGAACCGGGCAAAAACCTATCAGAAGTTGTCAGACCCCGCAACAGTCCAGTATTAGTCAAAGTAGAGACTGTTGATGGAGAAAAGCACGTTTGGGCGACTTTTAGCGAAGATCAGATTGATGTTAATTTTGCCAATCCTGATGTCTTAATTGAGTTTTTAAAAATCATCAGATTTTATATAGTCAGCGCCAAAGCCAGATATATTCGCCTAGATGCCGTGGGTTTTCTGTGGAAAGAAATCGGCACATCTTGCATTCATTTACCCCCAACCCATGCGATTATTAAACTACTGCGGGAACTGGTAAATATGATAGATCCAGAAGTAGCTGTGATTACGGAAACTAACGTACCAAACCGGGAAAATCTGAGCTATTTTGGCAATCGAAATGAGGCGCACATGATTTATAACTTCAGCTTGCCGCCACTGTTGTTAAATGCGATGCTTCAGGGTAAATCAGACCATCTCAGAACCTGGATGATGAGTATGCCACCGGCACCCCTAGGCTGTGCTTATTTTAATTTTACGGCTTCCCATGATGGCATTGGTTTACGTCCCGCCGAGGGTTTACTTTCCGATGAGGAATATCAAAGCCTGTTGACGACTATGGAGAAATTTGGCGGTAAAATTAGCATGAGGAAAAAGCCAGATGGTAGTGAGAGTCCCTATGAAATTAATATTTCCTTATTTGATGCGATGAAAGGCACAGTTAAGGGAGAGGATACCTGGCAAATTCAGCGATTTATTTGTTCCCAAACTCTGATGATGTCTTTAGAAGGGATTCCCGCATTTTATATTCATAGTTTATTGGCTACTCCCAATGATTATGAAAGGTTACAACAGACGGGAATGAATCGGTCAATCAATCGCTATAAGTGGCAGATTGAGGATTTACAAAAGGATTTAGAGGACCCCCATTCTCCTCGATCGCTTGTATTCCGCGAAATCTGTCGGCGCATTAAAATCCGTCGCCAACAGGGTGCTTTTCATCCTAACGCTACTCAATACACCCTACAATTGAAGCGATCGCTATTTGGGTTTTGGCGACAAAGTATGACCAGAGACCAAAGCATTTTCTGTATCTTTAATTTGACCGATAAACCCCAACAACTGAATTTAAGAGATGTCAACCTGATCTGTATCGATCCTTGGTTAGATTTAATCAGTGGGGAGATTATTACCGACATTTACTCTAAATACATATTACAACCCTATCAAGCGGTGTGGATTACTAACAAATTCTAG
- a CDS encoding glutaredoxin family protein yields MLRKNWLRPTLIFCFSLLLGILTVTAGAISANDGTSVDVLFFTSENCPYCRQQKAFLLPVVEANDNISLTMVDVDNQPEKFQEFLDENNISSRAVPRTIIGDKSFIGFSPDPGELEFIPSYQAYIGYQNQIINAIQAELGTAVIIPGQTVNVQPTPTTTPPPQGIPVWVLSFLPLAYVVTYPIFSIKDKPVETKRLWLGGLTGVIMVSLFLAIAFTPDAVIRGFAAALPFPLFVFIIALADGFNPCAFTVLIILLSLLTYTKSRRDMAIVGSTFVVTSGVMYFVFIMAMVLVGSIFIDRYGQIVMIILGAVITIAGLINIKDFFWFKKSVSLSLSQEQQIEITKKARNIVNQLQSAKSDRRKFAAALLATVLLAIFVNLVELGCTAILPTVYMATLVNYCQTNVLLCYSLWTAFYAVVYILPLLGILISFIYSFSSYRLTEEKGRLLKLFAGAFMVFFGLVMIAKPELLVLG; encoded by the coding sequence ATGTTGAGGAAAAACTGGTTGCGTCCAACTCTCATCTTCTGTTTCTCCCTATTACTGGGAATACTAACCGTAACAGCCGGAGCGATATCCGCCAATGATGGGACTTCCGTAGATGTGTTATTTTTTACCAGCGAAAACTGTCCCTATTGTCGTCAACAAAAAGCCTTTTTACTCCCCGTAGTCGAAGCGAATGACAATATCAGCCTAACCATGGTTGATGTTGACAACCAGCCGGAAAAATTCCAAGAATTTCTTGATGAGAATAACATCAGTAGTCGCGCGGTTCCCCGAACTATAATTGGTGATAAATCCTTTATCGGTTTTTCTCCAGACCCAGGAGAGTTGGAATTTATCCCATCCTATCAGGCTTATATAGGCTATCAGAACCAAATTATTAATGCTATTCAAGCCGAGTTAGGAACTGCTGTGATCATTCCCGGTCAAACGGTTAATGTACAGCCGACACCCACTACAACGCCTCCACCACAAGGTATACCTGTCTGGGTTTTATCATTTTTACCCCTAGCTTATGTAGTCACCTACCCAATTTTCAGCATTAAAGATAAACCAGTCGAAACGAAGAGATTATGGTTGGGGGGGCTAACCGGTGTAATTATGGTTAGTCTATTTTTGGCGATCGCATTTACCCCAGATGCAGTAATTAGAGGATTTGCTGCGGCTTTACCCTTTCCCCTATTTGTATTTATCATCGCCTTAGCAGACGGCTTTAACCCCTGTGCTTTTACAGTGTTAATTATCCTATTATCCCTGCTGACCTATACTAAAAGTAGGCGAGATATGGCGATAGTAGGTTCCACCTTTGTGGTGACATCAGGAGTCATGTATTTTGTGTTTATCATGGCTATGGTATTAGTGGGCTCAATTTTCATCGATAGATATGGTCAAATAGTGATGATTATATTGGGTGCTGTGATCACCATTGCTGGTTTAATTAACATTAAAGACTTCTTTTGGTTCAAAAAATCTGTGTCTCTGTCTTTATCCCAAGAACAGCAAATTGAGATTACCAAAAAAGCCCGAAACATCGTCAACCAATTACAATCAGCTAAAAGCGATCGCCGAAAATTTGCCGCCGCCTTATTGGCTACAGTTTTATTAGCAATTTTCGTCAACCTAGTAGAGTTAGGATGTACAGCCATTTTACCCACTGTATATATGGCAACCCTAGTCAACTATTGTCAGACTAATGTTTTACTGTGTTATAGTCTCTGGACGGCTTTTTATGCTGTAGTCTATATTCTGCCGCTATTGGGGATTCTCATCAGTTTTATTTACTCTTTTTCATCCTATCGTCTAACCGAAGAAAAAGGGCGATTACTGAAACTATTTGCGGGAGCCTTTATGGTATTCTTTGGATTAGTGATGATTGCTAAACCCGAATTACTGGTCTTAGGATAG
- the trmD gene encoding tRNA (guanosine(37)-N1)-methyltransferase TrmD, with translation MRFDIITLFPEFFSSPLQSGLLAKAIARQIAAVYCTNPRDFALDKHRRVDDEPYGGGVGMVLKPEPIFAAVESLPSLPRREVIMLTPQGETMHQGLFRDLATGYDQLVLICGHYEGIDERVMHLVTREVSLGDFVLTGGEIPALALINGVVRLRPGTVGKVESLKAESFEDGLLDYPHYTRPAEFRGMRVPDVLLSGNHADIQQWRREQQLQRTQQRRPDLLSGLELPKPEN, from the coding sequence GTGCGATTTGACATTATTACTCTGTTCCCTGAATTTTTCTCTAGCCCCCTACAGTCAGGACTTCTAGCTAAAGCAATAGCTCGCCAGATCGCGGCGGTCTACTGCACTAATCCTAGGGATTTTGCCCTCGACAAGCACCGACGGGTCGATGATGAACCATACGGCGGCGGGGTGGGAATGGTATTGAAACCTGAGCCGATTTTTGCGGCGGTTGAGTCCCTTCCCTCTCTTCCCCGACGAGAGGTGATTATGTTGACCCCCCAGGGGGAAACTATGCACCAGGGACTATTTCGCGATTTGGCTACTGGTTATGACCAACTGGTTTTGATTTGTGGACACTACGAAGGCATCGATGAGCGGGTCATGCACCTGGTGACTCGCGAGGTGTCTTTGGGTGATTTCGTCCTAACTGGGGGCGAAATTCCAGCCCTGGCTTTGATTAATGGTGTGGTGCGCCTGCGACCGGGTACTGTGGGTAAGGTTGAATCCCTCAAGGCGGAGAGTTTTGAGGATGGACTACTAGACTATCCCCACTATACCCGCCCGGCTGAGTTTCGGGGAATGCGTGTCCCTGATGTTTTGCTCTCTGGTAATCATGCTGATATTCAACAATGGCGACGAGAACAACAACTTCAACGCACACAACAGCGCCGTCCTGACCTGTTATCGGGTCTGGAACTTCCTAAGCCGGAAAATTGA
- a CDS encoding cyanophycinase gives MQQLTSQALEQMINPKTQTSILVIGGAEDKIHGREILQTFFSRAGGENAQLAIIPSASREPSIQGERYQKIFENMGAKTLKVFDIRERHHCEDPQWHDYLEDCTGVFMTGGDQLRLYSLLADTPLMEKIRVAARAGKIALAGTSAGAAVMSHHMIAGGGSGESPNRSLVDMATGLDILPDLIVDQHFHNRNRFSRLISAIAAHPDKMGIGIDEDTCAMFEGEGRVRVIGKGTVTIIDAKDLSYTNVAQAGATDPLSLFNLRVNILCHGDSYNMRTHTAFPAAASL, from the coding sequence ATGCAGCAGTTGACATCTCAAGCCCTTGAACAAATGATTAATCCAAAAACTCAAACCTCAATTTTAGTCATTGGAGGAGCCGAAGATAAGATTCATGGACGTGAGATTCTGCAAACCTTTTTCAGTCGTGCTGGGGGGGAAAATGCCCAACTGGCAATTATTCCCTCAGCCTCCAGAGAACCGAGTATTCAAGGAGAACGCTACCAAAAAATTTTTGAGAATATGGGAGCGAAGACCCTGAAAGTGTTTGATATTCGGGAGCGACATCACTGTGAAGATCCACAATGGCACGATTATTTAGAGGATTGTACAGGGGTGTTTATGACGGGAGGAGATCAGTTAAGGCTGTACAGTTTGTTGGCAGATACGCCCCTAATGGAGAAAATTCGGGTAGCAGCTAGGGCGGGTAAAATAGCCCTGGCGGGAACCAGTGCCGGGGCGGCGGTGATGAGCCATCACATGATCGCTGGGGGGGGTAGTGGGGAATCTCCTAATCGATCGCTAGTGGATATGGCTACCGGGCTGGATATTCTACCGGATTTGATCGTAGACCAACATTTTCATAATCGCAACCGCTTCTCTCGTCTAATTAGTGCGATCGCCGCCCATCCCGATAAAATGGGGATTGGCATTGATGAAGACACCTGCGCCATGTTTGAAGGAGAAGGGCGAGTGCGGGTAATTGGTAAGGGAACCGTGACCATAATAGATGCTAAAGATCTATCCTATACCAATGTAGCCCAGGCGGGGGCTACGGACCCACTGAGCTTATTTAACCTGCGGGTCAATATTCTCTGCCACGGTGACAGTTATAATATGCGAACCCACACCGCCTTCCCAGCAGCAGCCAGCTTATAG
- the cphA gene encoding cyanophycin synthetase produces the protein MKILRIQTLRGPNYWSIRRHKLIVMRLDLEELSERYSSDIPGFYQGLTSVLPSLVEHCCSPGVRGGFLSRVERGTLMGHIIEHVALELQQLAGMPVGFGRTRETSTAGVFQVVYEYENEQAGRYAGRAAVRLCQSIAETGSYPAEELTQDLEDLKELKAQGSLGPSTEAIIKEAEFRHIPWMQLNARFMIQFGYGVNQKRIQATLTSSTGILGVELACDKEGTKQVLRDAGIPVPRGTVIRYFEDLSDAIEDVGGYPIAIKPLDGNHGRGITLDVTRWETAQTAYDAASEASKTRSVIIERFYKGRDHRVLVVNGRVVAVSERVPAHVVGNGKSTIEELIEETNKDPRRGDGHDNVLTRIVVDQTVLSMIEEAGYTIDSVLPKGEVCFLRATANLSTGGSAIDRTDEVHPENIWLFARVAKIIGLDVAGIDVVTPDISKPLREVDGVVVEVNAAPGFRMHVAPSEGLPRNVAGAVMDMLFPGSSPSRIPILSVTGTNGKTTTTRLLAHIMKQTGKVVGYTTTDGTYIGDYMAEPGDNTGPQSAHLILCDPTVEVAVLESARGGILRSGLGFDTCDIGVVLNVAADHLGLGDIDTIEQMAKVKSVVAEAVSDRGYAILNADDPLVAAMSERVKAQVAYFSMNPDNEIILRHTEAGGLAAVYENGYLSILKGDWTLRIEQAVNVPLTMGGMAPFMIANALAACAAAFAQGVKIEHIRTALATFIASADQTPGRMNLFNMGSYHALIDYAHNPASYEALSGFVNNWPGPRIGVVGGPGDRRDEDFVTLGKLSAKMFDRIIVKEDDDTRGRPRGDAAVLITQGIEEVLSPVPDPRVKHETILNETDAINLALDQAPKEALVVILPESVNRAIALIKARNPILDTNPEGANLSVANAEIS, from the coding sequence ATGAAAATTCTTAGAATCCAAACTCTCAGAGGTCCTAACTACTGGAGTATCAGACGACACAAGCTGATCGTAATGCGTCTTGACCTAGAAGAATTATCAGAACGCTACTCCTCAGATATTCCCGGATTTTATCAAGGTTTAACCTCCGTTTTGCCTAGTTTAGTAGAGCATTGTTGTTCTCCGGGAGTGCGGGGTGGCTTTCTCAGTCGGGTGGAACGGGGAACATTAATGGGTCATATTATTGAGCACGTGGCGCTGGAACTGCAACAACTAGCCGGAATGCCTGTGGGGTTTGGTCGGACGCGGGAAACCTCCACGGCGGGAGTGTTTCAGGTGGTCTATGAATACGAAAATGAACAGGCGGGCCGATATGCAGGGCGGGCGGCGGTGCGTCTGTGTCAGAGTATTGCCGAAACTGGCAGTTATCCGGCTGAAGAACTCACTCAAGACCTCGAAGATCTCAAGGAATTAAAAGCCCAAGGGTCCCTCGGTCCGAGTACGGAAGCGATCATCAAAGAAGCGGAATTTCGCCACATCCCCTGGATGCAACTAAACGCTCGCTTTATGATCCAGTTTGGTTATGGTGTCAATCAAAAGCGCATCCAAGCTACCCTCACCAGTAGCACTGGTATTTTGGGGGTGGAACTGGCCTGCGATAAGGAAGGCACTAAACAAGTGCTGCGGGATGCGGGGATTCCTGTACCACGGGGGACGGTAATTCGTTACTTTGAAGACCTCAGTGATGCGATCGAGGATGTGGGGGGCTATCCCATTGCTATTAAACCCCTAGATGGCAACCATGGCAGAGGTATTACCCTAGATGTGACTCGTTGGGAAACGGCTCAGACAGCCTATGATGCAGCCAGTGAAGCCTCAAAAACCCGTAGTGTGATTATTGAGCGATTCTACAAAGGTCGAGATCATCGGGTTTTAGTCGTCAATGGTCGGGTGGTAGCAGTTTCGGAAAGAGTCCCCGCCCATGTGGTTGGTAATGGTAAATCCACCATTGAGGAATTAATCGAGGAAACTAACAAAGACCCTCGCCGGGGAGATGGACATGATAACGTCCTCACCAGAATTGTGGTTGATCAAACTGTGCTTTCTATGATTGAGGAAGCCGGATATACTATCGATTCAGTCCTACCAAAGGGGGAAGTTTGCTTTTTGCGGGCTACGGCTAACCTCAGTACGGGGGGCAGTGCTATCGATCGCACTGATGAAGTCCACCCAGAAAATATCTGGCTATTTGCTCGGGTTGCCAAAATTATTGGCCTAGATGTGGCCGGAATTGATGTAGTTACCCCAGATATTTCTAAACCCCTGCGGGAGGTGGATGGGGTGGTTGTGGAAGTCAACGCCGCCCCAGGATTTAGAATGCACGTCGCCCCCAGTGAAGGCCTACCGCGTAATGTGGCCGGGGCGGTGATGGATATGCTATTCCCTGGGTCTTCCCCTAGTCGGATTCCCATTCTTTCCGTCACGGGGACTAATGGCAAAACTACCACCACTCGTCTGTTAGCCCACATTATGAAGCAGACGGGTAAAGTAGTTGGTTATACCACCACCGATGGCACTTATATCGGCGATTATATGGCTGAACCGGGGGATAATACGGGACCCCAAAGCGCTCACCTGATCCTCTGTGACCCCACCGTAGAAGTCGCCGTCCTGGAATCGGCGCGGGGGGGAATTTTGCGATCGGGTCTGGGTTTTGATACCTGTGATATCGGTGTCGTCCTCAATGTCGCTGCTGATCACCTGGGTTTAGGAGATATCGATACCATTGAACAAATGGCTAAGGTCAAAAGTGTGGTGGCTGAGGCAGTTAGCGATCGCGGTTATGCTATCCTTAATGCTGATGATCCCCTAGTGGCTGCCATGTCGGAACGGGTGAAGGCTCAAGTGGCTTATTTCTCCATGAATCCCGATAATGAGATTATTCTGCGCCATACGGAAGCCGGAGGATTGGCCGCCGTCTATGAAAATGGCTATCTGTCAATTCTCAAGGGTGATTGGACGCTGCGAATTGAACAGGCGGTAAATGTTCCCCTCACTATGGGCGGTATGGCTCCGTTTATGATTGCTAATGCTTTGGCTGCTTGCGCCGCCGCTTTTGCTCAAGGGGTGAAAATTGAGCATATTCGCACCGCCTTGGCTACTTTCATTGCGTCGGCTGACCAGACTCCTGGACGCATGAATCTCTTTAATATGGGCAGTTATCATGCTTTGATCGATTATGCCCATAATCCCGCTAGTTATGAAGCCTTGTCTGGGTTTGTCAATAACTGGCCGGGGCCTCGGATTGGGGTGGTAGGAGGTCCAGGCGATCGCCGTGATGAAGATTTTGTGACTCTGGGTAAATTGTCCGCTAAGATGTTTGACCGGATTATTGTTAAGGAAGATGATGATACCCGAGGACGACCTCGCGGAGATGCAGCCGTTCTGATTACTCAGGGTATTGAAGAAGTCCTTTCACCGGTTCCCGATCCTCGGGTTAAGCATGAGACGATCCTTAATGAGACAGATGCCATTAATCTCGCCCTAGACCAGGCTCCCAAGGAGGCTCTGGTGGTGATTTTACCTGAGAGTGTTAATCGGGCGATCGCTTTAATTAAAGCGCGTAATCCCATCCTCGATACCAACCCAGAAGGCGCTAATTTGAGCGTCGCTAATGCCGAAATCAGTTAA
- a CDS encoding phycobilisome rod-core linker polypeptide gives MPLHETITTTHNASVEERTFVLSKIYQQVLERQPYESERKQLWDLERDFKKGKLGIRHFLKSLVVRPVYLEHFYENSSNLKFIENACKHFLGRTPHGDEEIHHWDNILLRHGVGALVSDMVDSEEYRKCFGYFTVPYWREQALYQSATEYLENERLGHEHPGQRGWGIPNHYQQKLHINSDSESEVAKTEPTPPQEDPQPSPTALGMMNETEAEKIMECIQTISKILFDNRIPEQRISRKRMENAIRQQVLEFMTPEDAVLLGE, from the coding sequence ATGCCCTTACATGAAACCATCACGACTACCCATAATGCGTCCGTTGAAGAGCGCACATTTGTTCTCAGTAAAATCTATCAGCAAGTCTTAGAACGTCAGCCCTACGAATCGGAACGCAAGCAATTATGGGATTTAGAAAGAGACTTCAAAAAAGGTAAACTAGGAATCCGCCACTTCCTGAAAAGTTTAGTAGTGCGACCTGTTTATTTAGAACATTTCTACGAAAATAGTTCTAACCTGAAGTTTATCGAAAATGCCTGTAAGCATTTTTTAGGGCGCACACCCCACGGAGATGAGGAAATCCACCATTGGGATAATATTCTGCTGCGACATGGTGTAGGCGCACTGGTTTCGGATATGGTGGACTCAGAGGAATATCGTAAATGCTTCGGCTATTTTACTGTTCCCTACTGGCGTGAACAGGCTTTGTATCAGTCGGCGACTGAATACTTAGAAAATGAGCGCCTCGGACATGAACACCCCGGACAGCGCGGCTGGGGTATTCCGAATCACTATCAACAAAAGCTACATATTAACTCTGATAGTGAGAGTGAGGTAGCGAAAACTGAACCAACGCCGCCACAGGAAGACCCGCAACCATCTCCAACGGCGCTGGGAATGATGAACGAAACGGAGGCGGAAAAAATTATGGAGTGTATTCAGACAATTTCTAAAATTCTGTTTGACAACCGCATTCCCGAACAGCGAATATCTCGCAAACGTATGGAAAATGCGATTCGACAACAGGTGTTAGAGTTTATGACTCCAGAAGATGCCGTTTTACTCGGTGAATAG
- a CDS encoding phycobilisome protein has product MPTINLAWEELMIQADGRYLSDAELKPFHQYIQTLPARTKTYEILRAKSPELIKIALKKFMLIHPEVMQQHSKRCIYDMNMAICLMSVAMLRDDPRYFRESLMLWLANILSAYQKNVACLKAYHCLEETMQEKLPSTCNQLLKPYMDIIMEVLDIPPKLMATVQRGAASAKG; this is encoded by the coding sequence ATGCCGACAATTAATTTGGCATGGGAAGAGTTAATGATCCAGGCAGATGGGCGTTATCTAAGCGACGCAGAACTAAAACCTTTTCATCAATATATTCAAACCCTGCCGGCGCGGACAAAAACCTATGAAATTCTGCGGGCGAAATCACCGGAACTTATCAAGATTGCCTTGAAAAAGTTTATGCTAATTCACCCGGAAGTAATGCAGCAACACTCCAAGCGCTGTATTTACGATATGAACATGGCGATTTGCTTAATGTCGGTGGCTATGTTACGGGATGACCCCCGCTATTTTCGGGAATCTTTGATGCTGTGGTTAGCTAATATTCTGTCTGCCTATCAGAAAAACGTCGCCTGTCTAAAAGCCTATCACTGCTTGGAAGAAACCATGCAGGAGAAACTTCCCAGCACTTGCAATCAACTACTGAAACCTTACATGGATATCATTATGGAAGTCTTAGACATTCCACCTAAGTTGATGGCAACAGTACAACGGGGCGCGGCGAGTGCTAAAGGTTAG